DNA sequence from the Coffea eugenioides isolate CCC68of chromosome 9, Ceug_1.0, whole genome shotgun sequence genome:
atcctaaacttcaagcctaggatacactacagagatctgaagcctaagctctgataccacctgtgacagccccacttccccctagggcgtaccccagggttcggcgggtcgcctgtccaactctcgccgggactcagtcgttcactacagttctcaattaaaatcggaataaatcacaagaataaatagggcagcgatccaaacttaaagcggaacttatatatattgccatcccaaaagggagtataaagatcgaatatacaaaggttctcaatccttcatacgtccagcccgtgccaagcactagggcgagaaccattacaaagaaaaacaaaagaactagacgaggctagtctatgctctcatcccgctcgccgtcccctgttaaggaaaacaaaactaaaggggtgagttaaaagctcagtgaggttccgaacacataatcagatagtcaattcaatacattaaacatggagtatcaataagtcaagaaatatTGACAACGGAAAgtgatagtaacacattcattaaaaggatacgggctcaaatggagctattcgttcgttcgttcgttcccctgacatttccccttattcttccaattatttgaaaatttcctttttgagaaataaaaccctcatgccttcgttcgttcattcatccccttccggacgttggccggactccacccatccggacgtggccggactacaaggtaatactcgagtataccaaattcacccagggtcaccatatcgcccgaccgagtccgcttctggctcgagtcgatcggtaacgaagggcatggcccaattcagccaaaaggcttacattcatgcacaagtaacgttccaatcattcaatctttgagaatttcacatttatttaggtcgggtgcgataaagtacacacccgcctagaaaactcgttttgaaaatcattgaaagcacataacacgttatcaaataataatacaagtcatgaagtcaagaaaatataacaaacaaggaacactcatctagttatgcaaaataacgtgcaaaatatccttccggatattacccttagtcaccaatgaaacctaagattgaacaagagaacatattacagtttatcgagcaaaacatttaatcgagcaaaacatttaaggggaaacgaagaaacctgactaattaggagtaaaacgtgtaaagatgactttcaagtaaaaaagagggttgtttggacccaagaatgaaaataactagggtttcaaaatcaatcgtagaaccaagctcaaaaggcttatagaattccaacggaaaacatttgaccacgacaaaatcaaaagacaaaaagataggctaagaaaatattctttcggaatcgtaaagaatcgtttgtatgactaaaagtcaccatatattcaagtagaggttgTATAACAAGGGTttggatgaaaatcatatggaaaatgAGGACTCTTAAAACcatacttgaaagtagttcacttgtggccgataaaaccctaactcatacttctatattttgggtacggagtaagtaaacatttggcgtttcaaatcgaagaggtatcatgttttggaatggtaaaacggtcatagtatttgccaaacgaaaatatacaaattcaaatagaaacttagccctcgagtgaaaatttgggcagcacgccctttgtatttacctaattttccagccattttggcttcattatttttctcattcaagcccaagtttatacacaacacaaatgcatttcaatagccgttcagtaagctccaagtagtacaagtacaattcaagctagggaaaagtccggaaatgaaagttaagctctaaccataaaaacagtttttgacatcattttgcggttttggtaccattggtactacgattatcggatggaggtgcaagatacaccgtttcgaagctaagagatagggctacaattttgaagaaggctactcagacCATTTTCTAGTGCaatcaggtcaaaaattcaatatactaaaccaaaaccgtaaaaacaggttcaccaaccgcattctggttcaaacatcataagtcaggctacctaagtccaaatcacgTGATTGCAACGCCATAcgaaatctaagatacaaggctacaattcatcagaagacattaacaaccaaatcagaagcattcccaaccaaaataaccaattacagacgcaaatataaaattcgggtagaaacagggcagcaggggtatttcagtctttttacaagctacgttgctccgattgacctgaaattttgtaggcatctataaattatcattctctacaactttcatgtttttagctaaggccaattcagcctctaacatggtgtAATAAAACCGGAtagaatagagctgaaattttccagaaatctggaatattgggattcaatgcaacctttcttgatttcttgctccaatcatcaccacaaccacttatataagcttaaatacaacatatgtcatccatatagcaagtataggcagcaaatacctcaaaccctaactcacatatatcacctttaaatcctcataacaacttgtattcccactaatccaaccaaaacaagtattatataacaacttcaaccaaaataaaagaaccaaagccatggtttagccttatacctcaaaaaatgaagcttgcaagagtaatacttcaccttcTCTTGAAATTCTTGTTTCCCCTAACTTCTCAAGcccacaactcacactttaatcggtttagaatcttaATTCCTCACTTAGATGGCTAAAATCAAGAAGGAAGTTGTTTCTtgttctctctttctctcctctcttgttcggccaagcagcagaaataatgaaggaaaatgagcaaaaattgggGATAAGAAAGAAGACcatctcttggtcaagaaacccttaggtggcgacacttgtcgccgcCACCAtctctcatttttctctttcttttccttgctattttgaGCCCTAAGTTTGGGTCAAACTAGCTGGTAAATGAGAAGATATTTTTCTCAAGTATTAATGAACTTGTATGGTAaaaagtggtgtgttcaatcggtagtgcgcggtacccgtcggttcgcgccgtttttcttaaaaacacacgtactagggtttttacttcctattcactaaccttatatcattgctcctactcacatattatttctcacttaaaagtcatttttaatcaccaaatttgatccttgctccgtaccgaaaaatcatcctacgAAAAATCAAAATGAGATGGTCTTTTTGACTTGCAATATCAAAATCCTCTAAGCTTTTCGGGTTCGAGTTGAATGTTGCTCGTGATAGGCTTATATAGTGGTAAAAGGTTAAATTATGTAACGACTTTGCTTGTTTTGTGGAATAATTTGAGAGGGTCAGAATCACATTCTAGAAATAGAAACTAAACATGAAGTATTTGTCACTGGAATCACATCCTTCGTAGGGAATTGAATACGTAGCCTACAATTAGAAATTTCCTACATATTTACTATCAGTAACAAAAATTTGCAGAATTTCTTGCACATTTACTATCAATAATCAAGATAACCAAACCCAAAAATTTTACAAACATAATTATTGATTAGACTTAAATGAGACAAACTTGAGAATTTAAGGTGTAAAggtttaaaattaaaattttaagatACAAagtgtccaaaagtaatattgaATGTGCAAAATGAGAAAATGATACAAGTTTAAGAATGCAAAATAGAGTTCATCCCAGAGCTTTCAAAGAAACATATTGAATTTTAATTATATCTCTCTGTTAATACAACGCAAATAACCTTCAAGTCACTGTTGATCTCTTTTTTGTAAAAATCGTCCCAACAtgcaataaatataaaaaaaccAAGAATTAGTCCCAAATGAATCAACAGAAAAGGTATCATTCTAGAGACTAGTCAAATAAGATTTTGGGTAGAATCGATTTACCGTGGTGGATTACGATGTTAACAGACCTCAAGCATAGAGGGCATAGAGGGCATAGAGTTCACATCTGTACTTTTATATCTGTCAATCATATCGAAGCACACAGAGATTTGGAAAATATGAGGTTGTTAGTTTCTGCACTTGAACAATGCCGTGGGTATTGGATCAATCCTTGCCATAATCCAGAACCTTGTTATTTTTTCCAAACATACGAGTAGTGCAGCCTTAAATCTTCCTCTGGAGGTCCTGATCAGCAACAAAAATTAGGGCCTTGTCTCAGTACAAAcgccaacaaaaaaaaaatcaaagtatAAGAAAAGAAGTTGCATACAAATTTGTACCAGATCATTGAGACCAAATGACATCGTATTTGTTGTTCATCATTCGAATTGTTAAAATAGAAATTAACAGGAGTAAGAAATAGCAATATACCAAAAAACATGACAAAAGCAAAATTTAGTATTAACTATGCattataagtttataactaCAACTATCATAATAAGATTTCATATCAATACTACATTTAACAAAATACATCTTGGAGTTACCCGAAACTAAGCAAATTTCAACTTATGCTTGGATCTTACAACATTGCCTTCCTGTGACAAGATGAAGGCAGTAACTCGAACTTGATATAGTGCCACACTTTGCTACAAAAATAAGGTAAATATGTTAAGAGAaacaaatttcttatatttgaAGATATGTGTAGTGATAATAGAATTGTAACCTTCAAAAACCCAGCAAAAGGGTTCACTTTTTTAAGGTCTCGTCTCCAACTTTACAGGAATTAAATCAGGTACGTACCATGGTCACAGCTACAAATTATCCACAATATTACATCAAAGTTAATCACTAaaaatttttgtggtaatttctATACCACTATgggattgaaaagaaaaaagtacaGAAAAACAAAAAGTGGGCGTCATACTGGTAAAATCTAGTGTGTTTCCCTTGGCATAGGATTTGcgaaaatagagaaaaaaaattattactacATAACATCAAAGATGGAATGTAATGTACTAAACTCTCACTagtttattaataaatttaagTAGTGCAAAAGTTGGCTGACTACTTATAGAGTGAAGAATGTCTCAACTACAATTTTGGCAATCTAAAATTAGCTTTATGCACAGTTAATATGAAATCTGTGCATATGTGTACGACTGATTGCGTATTTGCTATATATTTAAAAAGTCATTGGAGACCATATAATTTAATCACAGTACATATCACATATCACATATCACAACTAACTTTATAAATACTCAACCTTACTTGAGCACAATTTTAACTCATGCAATATTATGGGAGAATAAAATTTGTATAGTAATAATATCAAACAATCAATCATGGCATACACTAtacaacataaattaaatttcacaaTTATTTTTCACACTCCTCCTTTATATTTAATGATTTAACATTCACacttttatatttaatttttgcacTTGATCATCATCGAGATTGGTATGTGTGCACATAAATGCATTACTCTATGCTTACCATTACGTTTACATGCACTTATTGAATGAATTGCTCATTTCCATTATCAGCCTCACCTAATGACTGACCACTGGCAATTGCTAGAATCTAATACAAATGGACACTGAAAGttgttgacaaaaaaattaaaccaagctatttaggattttaatagttttagaAGTTGATTTGTTATTTGGTAACTGGATTAGAATTTGTGTCAAAGTTGGTTTAGGAAATATAGTTGGGTTGTGTTTAAAAATTAGTATTGGAATAGGTGTTACGGTTTTATGTGTCTATTTAAAGACTTGAGTCCGACTTTTGTTATTGAaagaattgtgattttttatttataaaattatttcCTCTCCAGCATAATACTTTGTCATCCTCCATCCATAAGGGTGATTAGACAATTGAGGGTACGCAACTTTGTTGTTATATTTTTACTTCTGCAACTTATTGTTTCCGGGAATTCTGCTTGTGACTGGTAGGTTTGTGGCCGTTTGTTCCTTCGTTTTTTGTCTCGGAAGGTTCTTCGTCCTTTCTTTGATTTATTGATTGGTTTTGTGTGATTCCGACGTTACTTCCCCCACATAATTTTTTGTGCTaataaaagttaaaaaaatacgCTGAAGCCAACCACTGTCCACAGGGTAAAATACCTTTTACCCCCTGTAGTTTGATATTTTACCACATAAATTCCGATGATTTTAAAACTTAAATACAACCCTCtcataatttgggttaaagtgTCGCCACGagtttttttgttaaaattaatGGTGAATAGGGACAAGtcaaaattaaactaataaattaacaaatttaccctttgattacttctttttttctccccaaacataaaaaagaaggaattgaaactaaaaaaaagagataaataAGAAATATAAGATACTATTAAAGATTTGGTTTGAAAACCTATAATGATGGTTGTAGTGAAAAAGATTTCGTAATAAAGCCTCTTGGAAAGCCTTATTCCATGCTTGCCATGTTTCACAAAAAAGAGCCGacaaaataatttgaacaaCAATGCAGTGAGCTAAACATAAAAGTAAGAACCAAATAGTTACAAGACCCTTTTAAAGCACTCAACCCAATATCTTTCGTTATGTTAACACTTAGAAGATGATTTTCCATCCATGTTAAACACGAGTAATTCATTTCCTAAGTTTTCATGCATTGGTGagatttatatttttcaatcctATCACGCATATGCAATAAAGAAGGAATCAAAACTTGCAAGTCATGGAAAACAAAGATGAAACTATAATCCGTAAGTGTAAGATGAAACTTGGAAATGTGCAAGTTGCAACAGTAAATAACCACTTGTTTATTACAAACTTGCTAAAGAGGAAAAAGCCATGTGTATTTACCACTATGATTGCCTCTTTTAACTTATCACTAAACATAGAATACTGTAGATGGTATTAGCCCAATCCTTCCCGTAATAGGAAGACTATGATTCTTGCCGGAACCAACGTAGTTTAGCCTTCAATTTTATGGGTTTCCAGTTCGGCAATGCTCTTCGGGATTGCAGCCTCTATTGTTGCCATTTACTGGTTTTCCTGGTCTACAATTTTCTTTGTTCTGTCTGTTGCACAGAGTTCCATCTGCATTCATTGCACCCTTTGAGATTGAATTATCAGCATATGAAGATGGTGCATTTACCAAAAGCGCAACAATGCAAAGCAAAAGGATTTTATTGCAAGACTTCACCATCTCGAATGAACAATGAGATGGTCTTTTTGACTTGCAATATCAAAATCCTCTAAGCTTTTCAGGTTCGAGTTGAATGTTGTTCGTGATAGGCTTATATAGTGGTAAAAGGTTAAATTATGTAACGACTTTGCTTGTTTTGTGGAATAATTTGAGAGGGTCAGAATTACATTCTGGAAATTGAAACTAAACATGAAGTATTTGTCACTGGAACCACCTCTTTGGTAGGGGATTGAATACGTAGCCTACAATTAGAAATTTCCTACACATTTACTATCAGTAACAAAAATTTGCAGAATTTTCTGCACATTACTATCAATAATCAAGATAACCAAACCCAAAAATTTTACAAACATAATTATTGATTAGACTTAAATGAGACGAACTTGGGAATTTAAGGTATAAAGGTCTAAAATGTAGGGTATCCAGGCTACGAAGAACCTAGCTGAAGTGCAGGAGGAATTCAACAGCGAGATGGCTGACTTCGAGTCGAATCCAGAGGGTAGCGAGTTCGGCGATGGGGCAGCAGGAGAGGGTTCAGCCGAGGCGAGGGGCTCTTAGAAGGGCCTTCAATCTCGGCATTTTGTACTTGGAATTTTTCTACTCTTGTAGTGGTTATATTTTCAATGAAGTCACTTCTTCTGTTCTCATTTCTGCTTGTTCTTCCACTTATTCCACCTCTACTTGTCCCCTTATTTTCTTTAACAACACGAGATAGTGATGCTAAGAAAATAACTAGGTAAACAGAAGATACATCACAAGTAGTCCGGAATGGAATATAGATATTTTAAAGATAATACAATCTAAGGTTCTCGGCATACCAAGTTCGGGGTACCAGATTACTATCTCGGTAAGCCAACTTACAATAGCCATTCTGGTTGGCCTCAACTACTCGATATGGCCCCTTCCACCTCAAAGTTAAATGCCTTGGGGCTCTGATCGACTGACTGAGTTCTTGCGCAGGACAAGGTCTCCAGGGCTAAACCGGAGGTATCTGACTCGGACATTATAGTAGCTAGCCAGAATATTCTTGTACAAGGTGACTCGGGCTGCTGCGGCATCCCTTTTCTCCTCAACTAGGTCAAGATCGATTCTTCGCTGCTCTTCATTTGATTCGGCCGTGAAAGCCTTTATCCGAGAGCTCGGGGTGAGAAACTCGGCGGGAACCACTGCCTCAGACCTATAGGTTAAGGAAAATGGAGTTTCCTGAGTAGCGGACCTTAGCGTGGTTCGATAAGACCATAGCACACTAGGGAATTCGTCCACCCAAGAAGATCTGAACTGATGTAACCTGGTCTTAAAGCCATGAAGAAGTGCGCGGTTGAAGTTCTAGGCCTGTCCGCTAGCTTGGGGATAACCCACCGAGGTGAAGTATTATTTGATCCCAAGATTCTCGTATCATGCCTTAAAGGGGTTGTCtgcaaattatttttcattgtCTGAAATGATGACTCAAGGTAAATCGAAGAGACAGACGACACACCTCTAGAAGAATTTCTGAACAGCCAGGCTGGTTATACTCCGCAAGGGCTCGGCTTCTACCCATTTGGTAAACTAATTAATGGCCACCACCAAATAGGCATAATTGCCTACGGCTCGGGGGAAGGGTTCAATGATATCTGTCCCCCATTGTTCAAAAGGCCAAGGAGAGGTGATGGGGACCTTGAGATTAGTGGGCTGGTGGTGTTCCGGAGCATGGTGCTGGCAGGAAGGACAGCAAAGAACTAGGAGTTGGGCATCTCGTCGTATGGTCGGCCAAAAATAGCCAAGAAGCAATACCTTCTTGACTAACATCCGGTAGCCAATGTACGTCCCGCAGAGTCCTTCATGTATGTCCTTCAGGACGTCCTCCCCCTCCTCAGCAGTAATGCACCTCAGCCATGGTCCAAGGTAAGATCTCTTGTATAAATTACCGTCGCAGAGTGCATACCGTGCTGAACTTTCCTCGCTTCGACTTTGTCATCTGGAAGAATACCGTGACCCAGGAATCTGACTAGAGAACTCATCCAAGTGTCCCCCAAATTCACCGGGTAGATTTTGTCTTCCAGATAACCAGGCTAGGCTAAAATTGCTACGAGAACAGTTTTGTTGAGCGTAGAGAACAAGGTGGAGGCTAGCCTGGACAAGGCATCACCTCGCCTATTCTGGGACCTCGGTATCCTTTGAATTTCAAAAGATTTGAAATAGGCTGCTAACTGATGGACCTTGGAGAGGTACCATTGCATGATTTTCTCTCTGGCTTCATATTCTTCCAGCACCTGACACACAACGAGTTGAGAATTGCTATAGACTGAAATACGCTGAGCACCCAACCGCCGAGCTAACTGTAAGCCCGCGATGACTGCCTCGTACTCAACTTCATTGTTGGAAGTGGTAAAATCAAATCGGAGAGCATATGAACATGCCTCTCCGTGAGAGTCTTTGAGGAGCAGTCCGGCTCCACTACCATCAATATTGGACGATCCATCTACATATAAGGTCCACTTTTGCGGCTCGGCATCCTCCGGGGTGGCTTCTTGGCTCGTCGGAAAGGTGAGCTCAACCAAGAAATCTGCCAGTGCCTGGGCCTTGATGGCAGTCCGAACTTCATAGGTCAGATCATATTCCCCTAACTCAATAGGCCACTTGGTGAGGCGTCCAGAAGTCTCAGAACGCGACAGTATCTGTGTTATGAGCTGATCTGTTTTCAACAGTATGGGGTGACTTAGGAAATATAGTTTCAACCTCTTGGCTGCATGGACTAACCCCAACACGAGCTTTTCTGCTCGGGTGTATCGAGTCTCTGGCCTGCGGAGGTCTCAGCTAACATAATAGATTGGTACCTGGGCACCATCGTCTTGTATTAACACTGCGCTCACAGCCTCCTCACCAGCGGAGAGGTAAAGGTATAACGTCTCTCCTGCCCGAGACGAAGTAAGGGTGGGTAGGTGGTGCAAATAATCCTTCATTTGTTCAAAAGCCCAGTAGCACTCTTCGATCCAAGAGAATTTGTCAGTTTTTTTCAATACTTTGAAGAAAAGCAATGCTTTGGTGGCAGATTGGGACAAGAACCGGTTCAGAACTGCCAACCAGCCCGTGAGTCTTTGCACATCTCGGGGAGTTTGAGGTGAAGACATTTCCTGGATGGCCTTCACCTTATCAGGATTGACCTCTATATCTCTACGTGACACATAGTATCCCAAGAATTTTTCGAAAAGACACCAAATAAACACTTCTTGGGGTTGAACATCATCCTGGTTTCACGGAGGACCCCGAGAACCTCCCTCACGTCGGATAAAAAATTTGAGGTGGTTTTACTTTTCAGAAGAAAGTCGTCCACGTAGGTTTCAATATTCCTGCCTATCTGGACTTGAACACCCGGTTAATCAGTTGCTGGTAAGTCGTCCCGGCGTTCTTCAGTCCGAAGGGCATGGTAGTGTAACAGTAGACTCCCTGATTTGTGAAGATGGCCGTTTTCTCCTGGTCCTCCTCGCTCATTCCTATCTAGTGATAGCCTTTAAAAATATCGAGAAAACAGAGGACCTCATATCCCGAGGCCGAGTCGACCAAAGCATTGATCCTCGGCAGTGGGTAACAATCTTTTGGGCAGGCTTTGTTCAAATTAGTGAAGTCTACGCACATCCTCCACCCCCCAGTGTCTTTCTTGGCCATAACCGGGTTGGATAGTCAGGTGGGATATTGCACCTCTTTAATCATCCGAACTGGTAAGAGTTTATTTATCTCTTCGGCCACAGCTTTGTTGCGCTTAGGGCCGAAGTATCTCCTCTTCTGCTTAACAGGTTTTGCACGAGGGTCAACATTCATTTCATGCAGCATGAGATGGTGGGGTGCTCCCACATCCTGCTCGGCAATCCAGACGAAAACATTCTGGTAGTTCTTGAGGAGATTTACCATCTCGCCTTTGAGGGGCACAGGCAAACTAGTGCCGATGCTGATGGTTCGCTCGGGGGTAGAAGGATCCAAGGAAATTTCTTCCACCTCGTCCCCGGTCTCCAACCTTTGAGGCTTCCCGAGTGTTGAGGGTCTATGCAGTCTATCGAAAGAATATTGGACTTCATGCCCTCAGTCTTTGACTCGGCAGTTGAAGAAGAGTCAGCCTGCAGGGTAGCGAGGTAACATTCTCTTGTAGCGCAGACATCGCTGCTTACTCAGCTATGCCAGCTGGCGTGAGGAATTTGAAACTTATGTGGTACGTTGAGTACACAGCCCGTAACGCATTCAAGATGGGTTGCCCCATAAGCAGATTATACGTGGAATCAGCTTTGACCACAACAAAATTGACAGGGACGATTCGACACCAAAGGTGTTGTCCGACTGTCACTGTCAGCGTAATCATCCCTTCCGAGTGGACAACGTGTCCCTCGAACCCCACTAGAGGAGTCTTAACGGGTACGAGTTGATCCCTGGTTAACTTCAGACATTCAAAAGTCCGGTAATACATGACGTCTACCGAACTTTCAGGGTCAACGTACACCTTCTTCATTATATAGTTATTGGTCAGTAATTCAATTACCAAGACCTCGTGACTACTTGAAACAGTTGGGACGGGGTCACCTGGACCATATGTAATTGTCTTAGTAAAACGGAAGCTCGCCTCGACATGGTTTGGATTAGCTTGTCGGTAAGTCCTCCTCCGGGAGTTTTGACTATCTTTTTCCATCAGACTTTCGGTTATGGTGTTGATGACCCCGGTTATGTTTGACACATAACCTGGGGATCCATCTCCGGGAGATCTTCTCATCTCCTAAGGATCTTTAAAAGATTGGCAACTGCTCCTGGACCCCCGCCTGTCTTCTTGGCGAGACTCGCCTCGATTATTTTCTTGGCAGGACTCTCCTTGGCAGTCTTGGCAGGTGTCACTCCTCTGGCGTTCTCCATCTCTACGAACAAACTGTTTCAGGTACTCCCGCTTGATTAAACCCTTAATATCTTTGTTTAAATAGTTACAATCTTCAGTTTCATGCCGATATCTTGATTAGAAGTACAATAGAGGTCAGAAttcctcttttctctcttcccAACCATCCTTAGGAGATGACGCCCGAGGTGGTTTTACTTCATGACAGATAGGATATGAGATCGGTTGGTATTTAACGGAGTGAGTTTGGAATCAGGGACAGACGACTTTCTCTTGGCAGTTCTATCGAATACACTTCGCCGATCTCGGTTAGAACTTTTGAATCTGCCAGCGGTGCCAGCCTCACCTCGGCTTGATTCTCTTTTCCTTCGAAAATCAGTTCTCGAACGAGTTACCTGAGTTTCTCTTTTCATGCAATTTAGGTCCTCGGACTGTATGTCTTTTTCGACCTTTTACCGGAACTTCCAAAGTATGCGAGGGTATTTCTTATGTACCCCGGTGTTGAACACTCCAACGGTGAACCCGTTGGTGAAGGCAACTATAGTTACCTGCTTCTAGGGATCAGGTATCTGCATGCTTTTATCTTGAAACCTTTACACATAAGCATGGAGGGACTCCCCCGGATTCTACTGTATATTTAACAAGTAAGCCGAGATCTTCGTCGTCAGCCTAGAAGATATAAATCGGTGCAAGAATTTGTCCACCAACTCTCCCAGAGTGGAGATGCTCCTAGGTTTCAGACCCCAGAACCATTTTCGAGCAGTCTCTTGCAGGAATACTGGAAAAGCCCGACAGATAGTTGGGTCGGAAATATAGTATAATCAGAAGGCCGAGATGAACGCGTGAATGTGATCCTCAGGGTCACCTCGGTCATCATAAGATAGTATAGCGGGTCGTTTGAAGTTTGAAGGAAGCCTCTCCTCGCTGATGTCGTCCGTGAAAAGCGGAACTCTCATGTAATCCACTTCTAATCTCCCCGGGAGCCGAGATTCTTCCTCAACTTGTTTTCCTAACAAACCTCATGAAAGAGCCTTGGAGATGGAGGCTATTCTAGAAGTAGCCTTAGATGAGGTTCATTTCGAGGTGTTTCTAAGGGAATGTCTCCCATCAGATTCTTCCGCGGATGGGATCTCGGGGGATTCTTCTGATTTGCTCTTGGAGGATTCGACCTTTTGCTTACCTTGCCTCTTGAGATATCTTTCCAGCCCCTCAAAGATGTTGGAGTTCTCAGTCACAAACTCAGCCATTTGGGTCATGACTTCTCCATTAGTGGGCCGTGCTTCAAGAGATCCATGCCCTTCAGAAGCATTTTCTTGCTAGGCTGTAACACTGGACACAGCCCCAATAATGAGAACCTTCCTGCTCCTAGAACGCGTGGATTTCATTCTTTGATGTCTTCGGATTCCCACAGAAagcgccaattgaagaggtgattttcgGATTCAGCAGGCGGCACTTAGGCGTGGGAGTAATTCTCCCGAAGTGGGTACGGCCTCACGGAAGTCACCTGCTTAAATTACCAGATATGGGATAGAGTCCCCCGATTTACCTCCGACGATCTAGTTAGTCTAAATTAAGAGAGAAGTTGTAAGAGAGTTTTTATAGTGTAGTGCTT
Encoded proteins:
- the LOC113782546 gene encoding uncharacterized protein LOC113782546 gives rise to the protein MRRSPGDGSPGYVSNITGVINTITESLMEKDSQNSRRRTYRQANPNHVEASFRFTKTITYGPGDPVPTVSSSHEVLVIELLTNNYIMKKVYVDPESSVDVMYYRTFECLKLTRDQLVPVKTPLVGFEGHVVHSEGMITLTVTVGQHLWCRIVPVNFVVVKADSTYNLLMGQPILNALRAVYSTYHISFKFLTPAGIAELHRPSTLGKPQRLETGDEVEEISLDPSTPERTISIGTSLPVPLKGEMVNLLKNYQNVFVWIAEQDVGAPHHLMLHEMNVDPRAKPVKQKRRYFGPKRNKAVAEEINKLLPVRMIKEVQYPT